From one Streptomyces sp. Q6 genomic stretch:
- a CDS encoding methyltransferase domain-containing protein, producing MSVTERYKDAWESFWEDAPQEPGSVFWDAEPVLTVGLHLALYEPHLVASDLPVVDLGCGNGTQTRFLADRYRKVVGVDLSSAAVDRAVHADPAKGADYRLLDATDADQIAALHAELGDANVYVRGVLHQSESADRQPLIDAVATLVGERGRGFFVELSERARPVLRALASHPAGPPPKLAPVFAHGIAPGEVSDIAVLDGVEAAGLTVLAAGELPLTTTEYAADGTRIELPSKWLVVGR from the coding sequence ATGAGCGTGACCGAGCGCTACAAGGACGCGTGGGAGAGCTTCTGGGAGGACGCCCCGCAGGAGCCCGGGAGCGTCTTCTGGGACGCGGAGCCCGTCCTCACCGTGGGACTCCATCTCGCCCTGTACGAGCCGCACTTGGTGGCCTCGGACCTCCCCGTCGTCGACCTCGGCTGCGGCAACGGCACCCAGACCCGATTCCTCGCCGACCGCTACCGCAAGGTCGTCGGCGTCGACCTGTCGAGCGCCGCCGTCGACCGGGCCGTGCACGCCGACCCAGCCAAGGGGGCCGACTACCGCCTGCTCGACGCCACGGACGCGGACCAGATCGCCGCCCTGCACGCCGAGTTGGGGGACGCGAACGTGTACGTACGCGGTGTGCTGCACCAGAGCGAGTCCGCCGACCGGCAGCCGTTGATCGACGCGGTCGCCACGCTCGTCGGTGAACGGGGACGCGGCTTCTTCGTCGAACTGTCGGAGCGGGCCCGCCCCGTCCTGCGCGCGCTGGCGTCCCATCCGGCGGGGCCGCCGCCCAAGCTGGCTCCCGTCTTCGCCCATGGCATCGCCCCGGGTGAGGTCTCCGACATCGCCGTGCTCGACGGCGTGGAAGCGGCCGGCCTCACGGTGCTCGCGGCCGGTGAGCTGCCGCTGACCACGACCGAGTACGCCGCCGACGGCACCCGTATCGAGCTGCCGTCGAAATGGCTCGTGGTGGGGCGGTAG
- a CDS encoding ATP-binding SpoIIE family protein phosphatase — protein MHGTGQAPQGRVPLAVVVVDQAGHVSHWSTGARRLFGPSREEAVGRPATDLLPVTGALPEYGPYEGIGHDLEDSLDGRTSYPAAGRARLDSSVGARDRIDVLWWAYPLVGPGPERLLVLAADARRLSEEEPEGERIAPGFALHTDFPGADELARGLPAILPSMSVGESARIVSQVLELGYPVLEFSQHDRVPVTADWGVSRRTERKARRAEAARAAASGVPSPRAPLDDAEDIEYAAVRERLEFLNEVSGRIGSSLDLSRTIVEVSRAVVPRFTDVAGTYLREQVVAGEGFPEGPPDATTMWHRVALEHTDEPGRWDDVVPVGESMPFPVHTPFFQCMTSGEPVLVPYISEEMGNAIASQFEKRDIRPLITRRSMLVVPLKARNVVLGFMILLRHQERPVFNDMDRVTGAELAARAGLVLDNARMYTYQESVAETLQDSMLPHIEPHMPGCDIATRYLPGALLGRVGGDWFDSIKLPGARTALVVGDVMGHGLNSAAMMGQLRTAVQTMAALDLPPAQLLRNLDDLAQRLGEHYLATCLYAVYDPIAGELHLANAGHIPPVIVRAADGRSDLLDLPTGAPIGVGGVPFESVRVPVAPGDRLVMCTDGLVEVRGQDIGVGLATLCESAAHPAASMDDACDTIIRALGTRGGRKDDVALLMVRMTGIETRDVAHWDLAAEPAEVGRARALVREQLAEWGLLNLEYAAELMVSELVTNAVRHARGERVQLRLVRSGSLLCEVEDTQHTLPTLLSAGPGDEFGRGLRVVTHLAREWGTSRTATGKTVWFELTAPRRRR, from the coding sequence ATGCACGGCACCGGTCAAGCCCCGCAGGGCCGCGTTCCGCTGGCCGTGGTCGTCGTGGACCAGGCGGGCCACGTCTCGCACTGGTCCACCGGCGCACGCCGTCTGTTCGGGCCGTCCCGGGAGGAAGCGGTGGGCCGCCCCGCCACCGATCTGCTGCCCGTCACCGGCGCACTGCCGGAGTACGGCCCCTACGAGGGCATCGGACACGACCTCGAGGACTCCCTCGACGGGCGGACCTCCTACCCGGCGGCCGGCCGCGCCCGGCTCGACTCCAGCGTCGGCGCGCGGGACCGGATCGACGTCCTGTGGTGGGCGTACCCGCTGGTGGGGCCGGGACCCGAGCGGCTGCTCGTGCTCGCCGCCGACGCGCGGCGGCTGAGCGAGGAGGAGCCGGAGGGCGAGCGCATAGCCCCCGGGTTCGCCCTGCACACCGACTTCCCCGGCGCCGACGAACTGGCCCGGGGGCTGCCCGCCATCCTGCCCAGCATGAGCGTCGGCGAGAGCGCCAGGATCGTCTCCCAGGTCCTCGAACTCGGCTATCCCGTACTGGAGTTCAGCCAGCACGACCGGGTCCCCGTCACCGCGGACTGGGGAGTCTCCCGGCGCACCGAGCGCAAGGCGCGGCGCGCGGAGGCGGCGCGGGCCGCCGCGTCCGGCGTGCCGTCGCCGCGCGCCCCCCTCGACGACGCCGAGGACATCGAGTACGCGGCGGTGCGCGAGCGGCTCGAGTTCCTCAACGAGGTGAGCGGGCGCATCGGTTCGTCGCTCGACCTGTCCCGCACCATCGTCGAGGTGAGCCGCGCCGTCGTGCCGCGCTTCACGGACGTGGCCGGCACGTATCTGCGCGAGCAGGTCGTCGCCGGTGAGGGGTTCCCCGAGGGGCCGCCCGACGCGACGACCATGTGGCACCGCGTCGCCCTGGAGCACACGGACGAGCCGGGCCGCTGGGACGACGTCGTGCCGGTCGGCGAGTCCATGCCGTTCCCCGTGCACACGCCGTTCTTCCAGTGCATGACGAGCGGGGAACCGGTCCTGGTCCCGTACATCTCCGAGGAGATGGGCAACGCGATCGCGTCGCAGTTCGAGAAGCGCGACATCCGGCCGCTCATCACCCGTCGTTCGATGCTCGTGGTCCCGCTGAAGGCGCGGAACGTCGTCCTCGGGTTCATGATCCTGCTGCGCCACCAGGAGCGGCCGGTCTTCAACGACATGGACCGCGTCACCGGCGCCGAACTCGCCGCGCGCGCGGGCCTCGTGCTCGACAACGCCCGGATGTACACGTACCAGGAGTCCGTCGCCGAGACGCTCCAGGACAGCATGCTGCCGCACATCGAACCGCACATGCCGGGCTGCGACATCGCCACCCGCTATCTGCCGGGCGCGCTGCTGGGCCGGGTGGGTGGCGACTGGTTCGACTCCATCAAATTACCGGGCGCGCGGACCGCGCTCGTCGTCGGTGACGTCATGGGCCATGGTCTCAACTCTGCCGCGATGATGGGCCAGTTGAGGACCGCTGTTCAGACCATGGCCGCCCTCGATCTGCCGCCCGCCCAACTCCTGCGCAATCTCGACGACTTGGCGCAGCGGCTCGGCGAGCACTACCTCGCCACCTGCCTGTACGCCGTCTACGACCCCATCGCCGGAGAGCTGCACCTCGCCAACGCCGGGCACATACCGCCCGTCATCGTGCGCGCCGCCGACGGCCGCAGCGACCTCCTCGACCTGCCCACCGGCGCGCCTATCGGCGTAGGAGGCGTGCCCTTCGAGTCCGTACGGGTACCGGTCGCGCCCGGCGACCGCCTGGTCATGTGCACCGACGGCCTGGTCGAGGTGCGCGGCCAGGACATCGGGGTGGGCCTCGCCACGCTCTGCGAGTCCGCCGCCCACCCCGCCGCGTCCATGGATGACGCCTGCGACACGATCATCCGCGCCCTCGGCACGCGCGGCGGCCGCAAGGACGACGTGGCGCTGCTCATGGTCCGCATGACCGGCATCGAGACCCGGGACGTCGCCCATTGGGACCTCGCCGCCGAACCGGCGGAGGTGGGCCGCGCGCGTGCCCTCGTACGCGAACAGCTCGCGGAATGGGGCCTGTTGAACCTGGAGTACGCGGCCGAGCTGATGGTCAGCGAACTCGTCACGAACGCCGTACGGCACGCCAGGGGTGAGCGGGTGCAGCTGCGCCTGGTGCGTTCGGGCTCGCTGCTGTGCGAGGTCGAGGACACCCAGCACACCCTGCCGACACTGCTCAGCGCGGGCCCCGGCGACGAGTTCGGGCGCGGTCTGCGCGTCGTGACGCATCTGGCGCGCGAGTGGGGCACGAGCCGCACCGCGACGGGCAAGACGGTGTGGTTCGAACTGACGGCTCCCCGCCGCCGTCGGTGA
- a CDS encoding M55 family metallopeptidase yields the protein MKILISADMEGATGVTWPADVLPGTPQWERCRALFTSDVNAAARGFFDGGADEVLINEAHWTMRNLLLEQLDDRVEMLTGRHKSLSMVEGVQHGDVDGIAFIGYHAGAGMEGVLAHTYLANQITGVWINDVRASEGLLNAHVVAEYGVPVVLVTGDDHACDDALGYAPQARKVAVKDHVSRYAAVCRTPARTAADIRAAAKDATSLAVRHEPVRGGPFTVEVEFDAEHLAMAATVVPGVERVGERRISYTNATMYEGIRTFKAVTTIASAAVEEQYG from the coding sequence ATGAAGATCCTGATCAGCGCCGACATGGAAGGCGCCACGGGAGTCACCTGGCCCGCGGACGTCCTGCCCGGCACCCCGCAGTGGGAGCGCTGCCGCGCCCTGTTCACCTCGGACGTGAACGCGGCGGCACGCGGCTTCTTCGACGGCGGTGCCGACGAGGTGCTCATCAACGAAGCGCACTGGACGATGCGCAACCTCCTGCTCGAACAGCTCGACGACCGCGTCGAGATGCTCACAGGACGCCACAAGTCGCTGTCCATGGTGGAGGGCGTCCAGCACGGCGACGTCGACGGCATCGCCTTCATCGGCTACCACGCGGGCGCCGGCATGGAGGGTGTGCTCGCGCACACCTACCTGGCGAACCAGATCACGGGCGTGTGGATCAACGATGTGCGGGCGAGCGAAGGACTGCTCAACGCCCATGTGGTGGCGGAGTACGGCGTCCCCGTCGTCCTCGTCACCGGTGACGACCACGCCTGCGACGACGCCCTCGGGTACGCGCCACAGGCCCGCAAGGTCGCCGTCAAGGACCACGTCTCCCGCTACGCGGCGGTGTGCCGCACCCCCGCGCGCACGGCCGCCGACATCCGGGCCGCCGCCAAGGACGCCACGTCGCTCGCGGTGCGCCACGAGCCGGTCCGCGGCGGTCCCTTCACCGTGGAGGTGGAGTTCGACGCCGAACACCTCGCCATGGCGGCGACCGTCGTGCCGGGCGTGGAGCGCGTCGGCGAGCGCAGGATCTCCTACACGAACGCAACCATGTACGAGGGCATCCGCACCTTCAAGGCGGTCACCACGATCGCCTCGGCCGCGGTGGAGGAACAGTATGGCTGA
- a CDS encoding GNAT family protein — MSDHPAILAAGDRVAIRPYALTDADEFTARARESERLHRPWLFPPADPATYADYAGRLIEDPTKYGFLVCERAGDGPESGPIAGFININNVVLGGFRCGALGYGAFAHAAGRGLMSEGLGLVTGYAFGTLGLHRLEINAQPRNVASIALARRAGFRREGFSPDFLFIDGAWRDHERWALTAEMVSARTAPASG, encoded by the coding sequence ATGAGTGATCATCCAGCGATCCTGGCCGCGGGCGACCGGGTGGCCATCCGGCCGTACGCGCTCACCGACGCGGACGAGTTCACCGCACGGGCCCGCGAGAGCGAGCGACTGCACCGGCCCTGGCTCTTCCCGCCCGCCGACCCCGCCACCTACGCGGACTACGCGGGCCGGCTCATCGAGGATCCGACGAAGTACGGGTTCCTGGTGTGCGAGCGGGCGGGGGACGGGCCGGAGAGCGGGCCGATCGCCGGGTTCATCAACATCAACAACGTCGTGCTCGGCGGCTTCCGCTGCGGCGCCCTCGGCTACGGCGCCTTCGCCCACGCGGCCGGGCGCGGCCTGATGTCCGAGGGCCTCGGCCTGGTGACCGGGTACGCGTTCGGCACGCTCGGCCTGCACCGCCTGGAGATCAACGCCCAGCCGCGCAACGTCGCGTCGATCGCGCTGGCCCGCCGCGCCGGATTCCGGCGCGAAGGGTTCTCGCCGGACTTCCTCTTCATCGACGGGGCCTGGCGCGACCACGAGCGCTGGGCGCTCACCGCCGAGATGGTCAGCGCCCGGACCGCCCCGGCTTCCGGTTGA
- a CDS encoding M20/M25/M40 family metallo-hydrolase, with protein MAERVLEAPTVDQQALDEVVTFTSELIRIDTTNRGGGDCQERPAAEYAAAKLAEAGLEPTILERTAGRGNVVARIEGTDPSADALLVHGHLDVVPAEAADWSVHPFSGEVSDGVVWGRGAVDMKNMDAMILATVRQWARVGFRPRRDIVIAFTADEEASAEDGSGFLADRHADLFEGCTEGISESGAFTFHDGSGKQIYPIAAGERGTGWLKLTARGKAGHGSKVNKANAVSRLAAAVARIGEHEWPVRLTPTVRAALTELAALYGIDTDVSAPGFDVDALLAALGPAAALVEPTVRNSSNPTMLSAGYKINVIPGEAVAHVDGRYLPGAEDEFRTTLDRLTGPDVEWEFQHREVALQAPVDSPTFRNMRAAVEEFAPEGHVVPYCMSGGTDAKQFSRLGITGYGFAPLKLPEGFDYQALFHGVDERVPVEALHFGVRVLDRFLRTA; from the coding sequence ATGGCTGAGCGAGTTCTCGAAGCACCGACCGTCGACCAGCAGGCGCTGGACGAGGTCGTCACCTTCACCTCCGAGCTGATCCGCATCGACACCACGAACCGTGGCGGCGGTGACTGCCAGGAGCGACCCGCCGCCGAGTACGCGGCCGCCAAGCTCGCCGAGGCGGGCCTGGAGCCGACGATCCTGGAGCGCACCGCGGGCCGCGGCAACGTGGTGGCGCGCATCGAGGGCACCGACCCGAGCGCCGACGCCCTCCTGGTCCACGGCCACCTGGACGTGGTGCCCGCCGAGGCCGCCGACTGGAGCGTCCACCCGTTCTCCGGCGAGGTCAGCGACGGCGTCGTGTGGGGCCGCGGCGCCGTCGACATGAAGAACATGGACGCGATGATCCTCGCGACCGTCCGGCAGTGGGCCCGCGTCGGGTTCCGGCCGCGCCGCGACATCGTCATCGCCTTCACCGCCGACGAGGAGGCGAGCGCGGAGGACGGCTCCGGGTTCCTCGCCGACCGGCACGCCGACCTCTTCGAGGGCTGCACCGAGGGCATCAGCGAGTCCGGCGCCTTCACCTTCCACGACGGCAGCGGCAAGCAGATCTACCCGATCGCGGCGGGGGAGCGCGGCACCGGCTGGCTCAAGCTCACCGCGCGCGGCAAGGCGGGCCACGGCTCCAAGGTCAACAAGGCCAACGCGGTCTCGCGCCTCGCCGCAGCCGTCGCCCGCATCGGCGAGCACGAGTGGCCGGTCCGGCTCACCCCGACCGTGCGCGCCGCGCTCACCGAACTGGCCGCGCTGTACGGCATCGACACCGACGTGAGCGCGCCCGGCTTCGACGTCGACGCGCTGCTCGCCGCCCTCGGCCCGGCCGCCGCCCTGGTCGAGCCGACCGTGCGCAACAGCTCCAACCCGACGATGCTGTCCGCCGGATACAAGATCAACGTGATCCCGGGGGAGGCCGTCGCGCACGTCGACGGGCGTTATCTGCCCGGCGCCGAGGACGAGTTCAGGACCACCCTCGACCGGCTCACCGGGCCCGACGTCGAGTGGGAGTTCCAGCACCGCGAGGTCGCGCTCCAGGCGCCGGTCGACTCGCCCACGTTCCGGAACATGCGGGCGGCCGTCGAGGAGTTCGCCCCCGAGGGGCACGTGGTCCCGTACTGCATGTCGGGCGGCACGGACGCCAAGCAGTTCTCGCGCCTGGGCATCACGGGCTACGGCTTCGCCCCGCTCAAGCTCCCCGAGGGCTTCGACTACCAGGCGCTCTTCCACGGCGTCGACGAGCGGGTCCCGGTGGAGGCGCTGCACTTCGGGGTCCGCGTCCTCGACCGCTTCCTGCGCACGGCATAG
- a CDS encoding prolyl oligopeptidase family serine peptidase, with translation MVRTEGHGAWPSPIDAALAAAHDGQPEFVGFVGDEAWWTEPRPTEAGRRALVRRRPDGTEQSVLPAPWNVRSRVIEYGGRPWAGAERAEGPLLVFVNFADQRLYAYEPETPGAEPRPLTPLSSVGGGLRWADPQLHLDRGEVWCVLEEFTGDGPSDVRRVAAAVPLDGSAAEERAAVRELTDPAAHRFVTGARLSPDGRQAAWIVWDHPRMPWDGTELLLADVREDGTFGPARSVAGGPEESICQVEWAPDGALLYSGDASGWWNLYRLDGAAAPGAAARPLCPREEEFGGPLWKIGLSWFKPLEAGLVAVVHGAGATSLGILDPETGEVVDTAGPWTEWSSTLAVHGTRVVGVAASPRTAPEVVELDTCTGRTRVIGAAHSDPVDPAYYPEPQIRTFEGPEGRDIHAHIYPPHSPTHIAPDDTLPPYVVWAHGGPTGHAPLVLDLEIAYFTSRGIGVAEVNYGGSTGYGREYRNRLREQWGVVDVEDCAAVALALAEEGTADRERLAIRGGSAGGWTSAASLTSTDVYACGTIIYPILDLTGWAEGETHDFESRYLESLVGSLAEVPARYAERSPVEHADRLTVPFLILQGLDDVICPPAQCERFLERVESEGRRVPHAYIAFEGEGHGFRRADTMVRALEAELSLYAQVFGLNVAGLPTLELSK, from the coding sequence ATGGTGCGCACGGAGGGCCATGGCGCCTGGCCGTCGCCGATCGACGCGGCGCTGGCCGCCGCGCACGACGGACAGCCCGAGTTCGTCGGGTTCGTCGGCGACGAGGCCTGGTGGACCGAACCGCGGCCCACCGAGGCGGGCCGCCGCGCCCTGGTGCGCCGCAGGCCGGACGGCACCGAGCAGTCGGTGCTGCCCGCGCCATGGAACGTGCGCAGCCGCGTCATCGAGTACGGCGGCCGGCCGTGGGCGGGCGCCGAGCGCGCCGAGGGCCCGCTGCTGGTCTTCGTGAACTTCGCCGACCAGCGCCTGTACGCGTACGAGCCCGAGACCCCGGGTGCCGAGCCGCGGCCGCTGACCCCGCTCTCCTCGGTCGGCGGCGGTCTGCGCTGGGCCGATCCGCAGCTCCACCTCGACCGGGGCGAGGTCTGGTGCGTCCTGGAGGAGTTCACCGGCGACGGACCGAGCGACGTACGCCGGGTCGCCGCGGCCGTCCCGCTGGACGGCTCGGCCGCCGAGGAGCGCGCCGCCGTGCGCGAACTCACCGACCCGGCAGCCCACCGGTTCGTCACCGGCGCCCGGCTCTCGCCCGACGGGCGGCAGGCGGCGTGGATCGTCTGGGACCACCCGCGCATGCCGTGGGACGGTACGGAGCTGCTGCTCGCCGACGTGCGGGAGGACGGCACGTTCGGGCCCGCCCGGAGCGTCGCGGGCGGCCCCGAGGAGTCGATCTGCCAGGTCGAGTGGGCCCCCGACGGCGCACTCCTGTACTCCGGTGACGCGAGCGGCTGGTGGAACCTGTACCGGCTCGACGGCGCCGCGGCCCCCGGCGCGGCCGCCAGGCCGCTGTGCCCGCGCGAGGAGGAGTTCGGCGGGCCGCTGTGGAAGATCGGCCTGAGCTGGTTCAAGCCCCTGGAGGCCGGTCTCGTCGCCGTCGTGCACGGCGCGGGCGCCACCTCGCTCGGCATCCTCGACCCGGAGACCGGTGAGGTCGTCGACACCGCGGGCCCCTGGACCGAGTGGTCCTCGACGCTCGCCGTGCACGGCACCCGGGTCGTCGGCGTCGCCGCGAGCCCGCGCACCGCCCCCGAGGTCGTCGAGCTGGACACCTGCACCGGCCGCACCCGGGTGATCGGCGCCGCGCACAGCGACCCCGTCGACCCGGCCTACTACCCCGAACCGCAGATCCGCACGTTCGAGGGGCCCGAGGGGCGCGACATCCACGCCCACATCTATCCGCCGCACAGCCCCACCCACATCGCCCCCGACGACACGCTCCCGCCGTACGTCGTCTGGGCGCACGGCGGCCCCACCGGGCACGCCCCCCTCGTGCTCGACCTGGAGATCGCCTACTTCACCTCGCGCGGCATCGGCGTCGCCGAGGTCAACTACGGGGGCTCCACCGGCTACGGGCGGGAGTACCGCAACCGGCTGCGCGAGCAGTGGGGCGTCGTCGACGTCGAGGACTGCGCGGCCGTCGCCCTCGCGCTCGCCGAGGAGGGCACCGCCGACCGGGAGCGGCTCGCGATCCGCGGCGGCAGCGCCGGAGGCTGGACCAGCGCCGCGTCCCTGACCAGCACGGACGTCTACGCGTGCGGCACGATCATCTACCCCATCCTCGACCTCACCGGCTGGGCCGAGGGCGAGACCCACGACTTCGAGTCGCGGTACCTGGAGTCCCTCGTCGGGTCCCTCGCCGAGGTCCCCGCGCGGTACGCCGAGCGCTCGCCGGTCGAGCACGCCGACCGGCTCACCGTCCCCTTCCTCATCCTTCAGGGGCTGGACGACGTGATCTGCCCGCCCGCCCAGTGCGAGCGGTTCCTTGAGCGGGTGGAGAGCGAGGGGCGGCGCGTCCCGCACGCGTACATCGCCTTCGAGGGCGAGGGGCACGGCTTCCGCCGCGCGGACACCATGGTCCGCGCCCTGGAGGCCGAACTCTCCCTGTACGCCCAGGTCTTCGGGCTCAACGTCGCCGGTCTGCCCACCCTGGAGCTGTCCAAGTGA
- a CDS encoding LD-carboxypeptidase, whose protein sequence is MKALRRGRRLAPGARVAVVAPSGPVPEDRLQAGLDILRGWDLDPVVAPHVLDVHGEFDYLAGADADRAADLQRAWCDPDVDAVLCARGGYGVQRMVDLLDWEAMRAAGPKAFVGYSDITALHEAFAVRLGVSTLHGPMVAAADFLKHARAQDHLRATLFEPESVQVITALEGAAALVPGSARGVTLGGCLCLLAADLGTSAARPSARGGLLCLEDVGEETYRVDRYLTQLLRGGWLSGVSGILLGSWAECEPVRDLLVERLGGLGVPVVEEFGFGHGDGALTVPLGVAGRLDAEAGTLTLDAPALD, encoded by the coding sequence GTGAAGGCACTGCGCCGTGGGCGCCGACTCGCCCCCGGCGCCCGCGTCGCCGTCGTCGCGCCCAGCGGGCCCGTGCCCGAGGACCGGCTCCAGGCGGGCCTGGACATCCTGCGCGGCTGGGACCTGGATCCCGTCGTCGCCCCCCATGTCCTGGACGTGCACGGGGAGTTCGACTACCTCGCGGGCGCGGACGCGGACCGTGCCGCGGATCTCCAGCGGGCCTGGTGCGACCCCGACGTGGACGCCGTGCTGTGCGCCCGCGGCGGCTACGGCGTGCAGCGCATGGTCGACCTGCTCGACTGGGAGGCGATGCGGGCCGCCGGGCCCAAGGCGTTCGTCGGGTACAGCGACATCACCGCGCTGCACGAGGCGTTCGCGGTGCGGCTCGGCGTCTCGACCCTGCACGGTCCGATGGTCGCGGCGGCGGACTTCCTGAAGCACGCGCGGGCGCAGGACCACTTGCGGGCCACGCTGTTCGAGCCCGAGTCGGTCCAGGTGATCACCGCCCTGGAAGGCGCCGCAGCGCTCGTGCCCGGCAGCGCGCGGGGCGTCACCCTGGGCGGCTGCCTCTGCTTGCTCGCCGCGGACCTCGGCACGTCGGCCGCCCGTCCGTCGGCGCGGGGCGGACTGCTCTGCCTGGAGGACGTCGGCGAGGAGACGTACCGCGTCGACCGGTATCTGACCCAACTGCTGCGCGGGGGCTGGCTGTCGGGCGTCTCCGGCATCCTGCTCGGCTCCTGGGCGGAGTGCGAACCGGTGCGGGACCTGCTCGTCGAGCGGCTCGGCGGGCTCGGGGTGCCGGTCGTGGAGGAGTTCGGGTTCGGCCACGGCGACGGCGCGCTGACGGTGCCGCTCGGGGTCGCGGGTCGGCTGGACGCGGAGGCCGGGACGCTCACCCTGGACGCCCCCGCGCTCGACTGA
- a CDS encoding LapA family protein gives MSPKDTASSSKSGGTAAFTPARIAVLVLAVLAVIFIFENTQRVKIRLLIPEVTMPLYGALLITAVIGAVCGGYFVARRRK, from the coding sequence ATGAGCCCCAAGGACACCGCGAGCTCCTCGAAGAGCGGCGGCACCGCCGCGTTCACGCCGGCCAGGATCGCGGTCCTGGTCCTGGCCGTCCTCGCCGTGATCTTCATCTTCGAGAACACCCAGCGGGTGAAGATCCGCCTGCTGATCCCCGAGGTCACCATGCCGCTCTACGGCGCGCTGCTGATCACGGCGGTCATCGGAGCCGTCTGCGGGGGCTATTTCGTGGCGAGGAGACGCAAGTGA
- a CDS encoding GNAT family protein — protein MLRGDRIGLRARHEDDIPVLRTELYDDVVNGSRAEGGPWRPITPGTRDPRLFVDDANESSVPFSVVEREGGTLLGTATLWGIDHHSRSAHIGLGLLPAARGKGYGTDVVATLCHYGFVVRGLHRLQIETLADNHGMLRAAERCGFVREGVLRSSAWVLGEFLDEVLLGLLAQDWKPGVKG, from the coding sequence ATGCTCAGAGGCGACAGGATCGGGCTGCGGGCCCGGCATGAGGACGACATCCCGGTGCTGCGGACCGAGCTCTACGACGACGTGGTCAACGGTTCGCGGGCCGAGGGCGGCCCCTGGCGCCCGATCACACCCGGCACGAGGGACCCGCGGCTCTTCGTGGACGACGCGAACGAGAGCAGCGTCCCGTTCTCCGTGGTGGAGCGGGAGGGCGGCACACTGCTCGGCACGGCGACGCTGTGGGGCATCGACCACCACAGCCGCTCCGCGCACATCGGCCTGGGACTGCTGCCGGCCGCGCGCGGCAAGGGTTACGGCACCGACGTCGTCGCGACGCTGTGCCACTACGGCTTCGTCGTACGCGGCCTGCACCGGCTGCAGATCGAGACGCTGGCGGACAACCACGGGATGCTGCGCGCGGCCGAGCGGTGCGGCTTCGTCCGCGAGGGCGTGCTGCGCTCCTCGGCCTGGGTGCTCGGCGAGTTCCTCGACGAGGTCCTGCTCGGTCTCCTCGCCCAGGACTGGAAGCCCGGCGTGAAGGGCTGA
- a CDS encoding DUF6204 family protein, translating into MAESHTYRVIVRGTFDDLTDAARERLLAEVAEHEGIAGMRFGPEGSLAYDRTLKHFSMRYVVDSDPADGDEMAGALAEERAEAYLQERGYPYGELRSTVTDMDTMKINRKPGRSGR; encoded by the coding sequence ATGGCCGAGAGCCACACCTACCGCGTCATCGTCCGCGGCACCTTCGACGACCTCACCGACGCGGCGCGGGAGCGGCTGCTCGCGGAGGTCGCCGAGCACGAGGGCATCGCGGGCATGCGGTTCGGCCCCGAGGGTTCCCTCGCGTACGACCGCACGCTCAAGCACTTCTCGATGCGGTACGTCGTCGATTCCGACCCGGCCGACGGCGACGAGATGGCGGGCGCGCTGGCCGAGGAGCGGGCCGAGGCGTATCTCCAGGAGCGCGGCTACCCGTACGGGGAGCTGCGCTCGACCGTGACGGACATGGACACCATGAAGATCAACCGGAAGCCGGGGCGGTCCGGGCGCTGA
- a CDS encoding VOC family protein, with protein MIRKLQAVALDCADPEQLATFYAELLGGRVVADPGDTDWIEVHGFEGTPIACQRVTGYRPPEWPGQERPQQLHLDFDVDDLDGEEKRALALGATVLERTDQLRPDANWRIYADPAGHPFCLCVH; from the coding sequence GTGATTCGAAAGTTGCAGGCAGTCGCATTGGACTGCGCCGATCCGGAACAGCTCGCCACGTTCTACGCCGAACTGCTCGGCGGCCGGGTGGTCGCGGACCCCGGGGACACCGACTGGATCGAGGTCCACGGATTCGAGGGCACGCCGATCGCCTGCCAGCGGGTGACGGGCTACCGGCCGCCCGAGTGGCCGGGACAGGAGCGGCCGCAACAGCTCCACCTGGACTTCGACGTGGACGATCTCGACGGCGAGGAGAAGCGCGCCCTCGCCCTCGGCGCCACGGTCCTGGAGCGGACGGACCAGCTCCGCCCGGACGCCAACTGGCGGATCTACGCCGATCCGGCCGGTCATCCGTTCTGCCTGTGCGTGCACTGA